The sequence aaatgataaaggaaatattataaaaaaaaataaaaaaaaaaaagacaaccAAAacgaagaaaaaaaaaaatacgaaaaaaaaaaaaagtttaaaattttcaatttttttttttttttcatttatcgAATTTTTCTCAACAAATAGAAATGGTACAGTAGTAGTATTAGTAGGAGATTTTAGTTATTCATTGCAATTTAGATAAgaggaaaaataaaaaaaagagagagataatttttttttttttaatctttagtgtattttttaaaaaattactgtaaaaaaaagatcacattattaattgtaataataattttttttttatatcaataaataattaggCTAAAGAACGTGGTGATTTATTATTCCCAAGCATCGAATCCGAAAAACGTAAACATAAATTAAAGAGATTGGTCCAAGCACCAAACTCCTTCTTTATGGATATCAACTGTCACGGTTGTAGAACCATCACTACCGTTTTCTCACACGTAAGTTTtcttgaaataataataaaaaaataatactaagAACTTTGAAactaatatataatttttttattttatttttttaaattacacTATAATAGGCCCAAAACGTTGTCATTTGCAGTTCATGTTCAACTGTTATTGCTCAACCAACTGGTGGTCGTGCTAGAATCACTGCCGGTTGTCGTTTAAGACAAAAATCCGACTAAGGTTACCGTCCAATCGCACCAACgctttcaattttttttttaatagaaaataaacaataaaaaaaaatgctaTGTGCagagtaataatataatatgtatatagaattttatatataaactttttattttttattttttttttgctttttatttttttattttattttatttcattatgtttttatttatttatataccAAACCAAGGATcctatatatataatttgaactttttttttttctttatataaGGGAGAGAGAggtttttgtgttttttttttcaattttaataaaattttattttggtaatattaaaaaagttagattattaataataaaacaatataatacaaataataaacaattaaataatacttttttttatttttttattttttttatttttttattttcatttttttttcgttttttttttttttctttttagcGAATCtgtgaa comes from Dictyostelium discoideum AX4 chromosome 2 chromosome, whole genome shotgun sequence and encodes:
- the rps27 gene encoding 40S ribosomal protein S27, with the protein product MAKERGDLLFPSIESEKRKHKLKRLVQAPNSFFMDINCHGCRTITTVFSHAQNVVICSSCSTVIAQPTGGRARITAGCRLRQKSD